In the genome of Trichomycterus rosablanca isolate fTriRos1 chromosome 24, fTriRos1.hap1, whole genome shotgun sequence, one region contains:
- the LOC134301636 gene encoding immunoglobulin superfamily member 21-like — HFLPQNEVFPEPLFTWTRVGGRLLDGSMEKHGKELVLERVPPELNGSMYRCTAQNPLGSTDTHTRLIVFENPSMMKNTQKQSSGAPSFHISGLVWLPFVLTVTVKLT, encoded by the exons CACTTTCTCCCACAGAACGAGGTGTTTCCCGAGCCCCTGTTCACCTGGACGCGGGTCGGCGGGAGGCTGCTGGACGGCAGCATGGAGAAGCATGGGAAGGAGCTGGTGCTGGAGCGAGTGCCGCCTGAACTGAACGGCTCCATGTACCGCTGCACGGCCCAAAACCCACTGGGCTCCACGGACACGCACACTCGCCTCATTGTCTTCG AAAACCCAAGCATGATGAAAAACACACAGAAGCAAAGCA GTGGAGCTCCAAGTTTTCACATTTCTGGACTAGTCTGGCTGCCATTCGTCCTCACAGTGACAGTCAAGTTGACATGA